A stretch of Mytilus edulis chromosome 11, xbMytEdul2.2, whole genome shotgun sequence DNA encodes these proteins:
- the LOC139495929 gene encoding uncharacterized protein, translating to MWSAESGQLEITRLLLNSGCEPDITAKDGDTALHWAARRGYLQTTRCLVEQGGASPLVITHEGQTPYDLAAEMKKGDYKEVMEYLQEISDPILTKLGQLNRNDFKELVALGTFASYENMVYLAGPCNIGKSSLASILIGEEIPKTWFSTDGLIIHFGRNGIDLQQRKMIPLKKGSVDVLAKLLLGNPEFKKQPSLPGESKEKLSGDPNSKVITKENQLNPPNTSLYPSNQEHMSPKSNQETPKDFKEPPIHTAHSIQDNLLEKIIKGTNIMHIAPSDLIDFGGQKSFDMTHQLFIQHRGTFILMFDGRKGLDTELEEYPQEDVTAASVLEHWINSVLTYCNKTEDKMPRILFAATHSDSFSEDEKKILALKFNEELREMFSTHKLHDHIMYDTVFFMNATDAADPEVERMKDTLVDIAFKQSTWGQQMPIVWVPLDLQISDMRADGVKLITKERLLQINKSNNELALNERRVDDFLLVQHSIGKLLYFDEPALSDFIVIQPTAMVNILRAFITDIMFWPEKGPVRDILENLSSTGVLKKTDLFTLWSQPAFKDIFTDVRTKEYIVQVLLHLDILVEPKRYTEMNAAADLFLVPCMVKERIPQKLHRNATDERILCISYHLKETVVPSALSFKLIGAAISIWPLKVENSRFCLYFQAAIMDADKRNELQIHVEGQRIFAYLINDVSKQLISPDLATTTQECLTLALGRILQFYRRCFGKQSHHLTSDMFEIEVGEICNGKRCLIPLSDAKTKAQWSCKNGKIHETKCPLNWVFEKNKKHCDSNCKGLETEILVLRPDDQHFVQLAKTLGIGDFYNFFIELGMEKADYDNLNFRYFSNPMEFMLMGLFEWRDKTESDQMTATFRKLQTALKAIERQHYLCQVHREDHTLIEKAHNSLQDVPSDDVINSLTEQKLIGDCIVHLGVELALSIGNIKETMHNFPRDLNGQIHDLLTKWKNCKETKSVKPTIYRLMVALKRVKAAQGLNFLKKTYGVD from the exons GAAATATCAGATCCCATTTTGACCAAACTCGGGCAGTTAAATAGAAATGACTTCAAAGAACTTGTAGCTCTGGGAACATTTGCTTCCTATGAAAATATGGTGTATTTGGCTGGGCCTTGTAATATTGGGAAATCGTCGCTTGCAAGTATTCTTATCGGCGAGGAAATTCCAAAGACATGGTTTTCAACCGATGGACTAATTATTCATTTCGGAAGAAATGGCATCGACTTACAACAACGAAAGATGATTCCATTGAAAAAAG GTAGTGTTGATGTTTTAGCGAAACTACTTCTTGGGAATCCGGAATTCAAGAAACAACCAAGTCTGCCAGGTGAGAGTAAAGAGAAACTGTCAGGTGATCCAAATTCTAAAGTTATAACAAAGGAAAATCAGTTAAATCCACCAAACACGAGTCTTTATCCTTCAAACCAAGAACACATGTCACCGAAATCTAATCAGGAGACACCAAAAGACTTCAAAGAACCACCAATTCATACTGCCCATTCCATACAAGATAACTTATTGGAGAAGATTATTAAAGGTACTAACATCATGCATATCGCACCATCAGATTTGATTGATTTTGGTGGACAAAAATCGTTTGATATGACTCATCAGTTATTTATCCAGCACAGGGGAACGTTCATTCTGATGTTTGATGGACGTAAAGGTCTTGATACAGAACTAGAAGAATATCCACAAGAAGATGTAACAGCAGCAT CTGTTCTGGAACATTGGATAAATTCTGTATTGACCTACTGTAACAAAACTGAAGATAAAATGCCAAGAATTTTATTTGCTGCCACTCATAGTGATAGCTTCTCAGAG GACGAGAAAAAGATACTAGCTCTTAAATTCAATGAAGAACTGCGAGAAATGTTTTCCACACACAAGCTTCATGACCATATCATGTATGACACAGTCTTTTTCATGAATGCAACGGATGCAGCAGATCCAGAAGTTGAGCGCATGAAGGATACATTAGTTGATATCGCTTTTAAGCAGTCAACATGGGGACAACAAATGCCAATTGTTTGGGTGCCTCTTGATTTACAGATATCTGATATGAGAGCAGATGGAGTAAAGTTGATAACAAAAGAAAGacttttacaaataaacaaatcaaataatgaACTTGCACTGAACGAAAGAAGAGTTGACGATTTCTTACTTGTTCAACACTCAATAGGAAAGTTATTATACTTCGATGAACCTGCTTTGAGCGATTTCATTGTCATTCAGCCTACGGCAATGGTCAATATCCTCAGAGCCTTCATTACAGACATAATGTTCTGGCCAGAAAAAGGACCTGTTCGAGACATACTAGAGAATTTATCATCTACTGGAGTTCTAAAGAAGACAGACCTTTTTACTCTGTGGTCACAACCAGCTTTCAAAGACATTTTTACCGATGTCAGAACAAAGGAATATATAGTGCAGGTTCTCCTTCATCTTGATATCCTTGTTGAACCTAAACGCTACACTGAAATGAACGCAGCTGCAGACTTATTTTTAGTACCATGCATGGTGAAGGAAAGGATTCCACAAAAACTGCACAGAAATGCAACAGATGAAAGAATATTATGCATATCTTATCATCTGAAGGAGACAGTGGTTCCATCTGCATTGTCTTTCAAGCTTATAGGGGCTGCAATTAGCATCTGGCCTCTGAAAGTAGAAAACTCtcgtttttgtctttattttcaaGCTGCAATTATGGATGCTGACAAAAGAAACGAACTTCAAATTCATGTTGAAGGGCAGAGAATATTTGCATACCTCATTAATGACGTGTCAAAACAGCTCATATCACCGGATCTAGCAACAACGACACAGGAATGCCTGACTTTGGCACTTGGACGAATTCTTCAGTTTTACCGTCGTTGTTTTGGTAAACAAAGTCACCATTTAACCTCGGATATGTTTGAAATAGAAGTTGGAGAAATATGCAACGGTAAAAGGTGTTTAATACCTTTGTCAGATGCAAAAACGAAAGCACAATGGAGCTGCAAGAATGGGAAAATACATGAAACGAAATGTCCTCTAAATTGGGTTTTTGAAAAG aatAAGAAGCATTGTGACTCAAATTGTAAAG GTCTTGAAACAGAAATACTAGTCTTGAGACCAGATGATCAGCATTTCGTGCAACTAGCAAAAACACTTGGTATTGGAGACTTCTACAACTTCTTCATTGAACTTGGAATGGAAAAAGCTGATTACGACAACTTGAATTTTCGTTATTTTTCAAACCCTATGGAGTTTATGTTGATGGGGCTCTTTGAATGGAGGGATAAAACAGAAAGTGACCAAATGACTGCAACATTTAGGAAATTGCAGACGGCACTGAAGGCTATTGAAAGACAGCACTACTTGTGTCAg GTTCACAGAGAGGATCATACTCTAATAG AAAAGGCTCATAATAGCCTACAAGATGTTCCGTCAGATGATGTTATCAATAGTTTAACAGAACAAAAATTGATAGGTGATTGCATTGTTCACCTAGGTGTTGAATTGGCTCTGAGCATTGGCAACATCAAAGAGACTATGCACAATTTTCCAAGGGATTTGAATGGTCAAATCCATGATCTTCTCACAAAATGGAAGAATTGTAAAGAAACCAAGTCGGTGAAACCAACAATCTACCGACTAATGGTAGCTTTAAAACGTGTAAAAGCGGCTCAAGGACTTAATTTCCTGAAGAAAACATATGGTGTGGATTAG